A genomic region of Platichthys flesus chromosome 4, fPlaFle2.1, whole genome shotgun sequence contains the following coding sequences:
- the relb gene encoding transcription factor RelB isoform X3 encodes MASAPPSRAVTSPACSSRQCHAKNQDDTDMLDRILEKPRLVVVEEPKDRGMRFRYECEGRSAGSILGVSSTDTNKTQPAIEIQGPIEYIKRVTVTVSLVTKDLPHRPHPHCLVGKDCPIGSGICEVSLNPHSSRRHSFANLGIQCVRRRELDSSLQKRRSQNIDPFQTGDTKGIEDLDMNAVRLCFQCELEWQDGRKDSLNPVVSTTIYDKKATTTSQLKITFLNLYRGSCTGKTEIYMLCDKVQKDDIEIIFRRGSWKANGEFAQTDVHRQIAIVFKTPPYQDQNLTEEVEVSVSLRRISDQMESESVTFTYLPHNPDPYEVKRKCRIKSDISFREKTCLTAECAPAAEQPFHFTQPHTTMPPDKWPCAGQPAVAAVGPVCYNAPQDSNNCTDEATFFNQLLEMPALWEMIDFETEPDSNSTFTNMDVNFNQNFGSHTQDFSQYSDLQFNMLVNENQCVQSEPQDGLSASEVQVKKEEAL; translated from the exons ATGGCGTCAGCTCCTCCCTCCCGGGCCGTCACCTCTCCGGCCTGCTCCTCTCGCCAATGTCACGCCAAGAACCAGGACGACACCGACATGCTGGACCGGATCCTTGAGAAGCCcaggctggtggtggtggaggagcccAAGGACCGAGGCATGAGGTTCCGGTATGAGTGTGAGGGACGCTCCGCCGGCAGCATCCTGGGGGTGTCCAGCACCGACACCAACAAGACTCAGCCTGCGATTGAG ATCCAAGGTCCCATTGAATACATAAAGAGGGTCACAGTCACCGTTTCCCTGGTGACCAAAGACCTCCCCCATCGGCCTCACCCCCACTGCCTTGTGGGTAAAGACTGCCCGATTGGTTCAGGGATTTGTGAGGTCTCGTTGAACCCTCACAGCAGCCGGCGACACAG CTTTGCCAACCTTGGTATccagtgtgtgaggaggagagaacttGACTCTTCACTTCAGAAAAGAAGAAGCCAGAATATCGACCCCTTTCAAA ctgGTGACACAAAAGGCATCGAAGACCTGGACATGAACGCCGTGCGTCTGTGTTTCCAGTGTGAGCTCGAGTGGCAGGACGGCAGGAAGGACAGTCTCAACCCTGTGGTGTCCACTACAATCTATGACAAGA aggcCACGACTACGTCCCAGCTGAAGATCACCTTTTTGAACCTGTACAGAGGCTCCTGCACTGGAAAGACTGAGATCTACATGTTGTGTGACAAAGTGCAGAAAG ATGACATTGAGATCATATTCCGGCGCGGTTCGTGGAAGGCGAACGGGGAGTTCGCCCAGACAGACGTGCACCGGCAGATCGCTATCGTGTTCAAGACACCACCGTACCAGGACCAGAACCtcacggaggaggtggaggtcagCGTCTCACTGCGTCGCATCTCAGACCAGATGGAGAGCGAGTCAGTGACCTTCACGTACCTGCCACACAACCCAG atCCATATGAGGTGAAGAGGAAGTGCAGGATAAAGTCAGACATCAGTTTCAGAGAGAAGACGTGTTTAACAG cagagtgtgcacctgcagcagagcagcccTTCCACTTCACGCAGCCTCACACCACAATGCCTCCAGACAAGTGGCCTTGTGCCGGCCAGCCTGCAGTCGCTGCTGTCGGGCCGGTTTGTTACAACGCGCCCCAGGACTCAAACAACTGCACAGATGAGGCGACCTTTTTCAATCAGTTGCTAGAAATGcctgcattatgggaaatgatTGACTTTGAGACGGAGCCCGACAGCAACTCCACATTTACCAACATGGACGTGAACTTTAACCAGAACTTTGGCTCGCACACCCAGGACTTTTCCCAGTACAGTGACCTGCAATTCAACATGCTGGTCAATGAGAACCAGTGTGTGCAGTCAGAGCCACAGGACGGACTCAGTGCCAGCGAGGTTCAGGTGAAGAAAGAAGAGGCGCTATGA